In Streptomyces seoulensis, the following are encoded in one genomic region:
- a CDS encoding glycoside hydrolase family 65 protein yields MITERAYTVEPWHVRETTLDLDVLAQSESVFALSNGHVGWRGNLDEGEPHGLPGSYLNGVHEVHPLPYAEAGYGYPESGQSVIDITNGKILRLLVDDEPFDLRYGRLVSHERVLDMRRGVLERTCEWTSPAGSTVRVRSTRLVSLTQRAVAAVAYEVEAVGRPSRVVIQSELVANESLPEPNGDPRAAMSLRSPLEQEDGFASGERLRLVHRTKRSGLRVAVAADHVVTGPGRTTSRSESGIDVARLTVTSVLEPGHTLRVEKLVSHGWSGTRSLPAMADQVDAALAAASHDGWEGLLAAQREALADFWARADVEVHGDEEIQQAVRFALFHVFQAGARAEQRAIPAKGLTGSGYDGHAFWDTEMFVLPLLTHTAPRAVAEALRWRHNTLDAARERAAQLGLGGAAFPWRTIEGSEGSAYWPAGTAAFHVNAGIADAVVRYVEATGDLRFEREVGLELLVETARLWRSLGHHDHHGAFHIDGVTGPDEYSAVADDNTYTNLMARQNLLAAADAVERYPDEAQRLGADEEESAAWRDAAEAMNIPYNDELGVHEQSAGFTRYQRWDFAGTRPEQYPLLLNFPYFDLYRKQVVKQADLVLAMYSCASYFDDEQVARNFAYYEPLTVRDSSLSACCQAVIAAQAGHLRLAYAYTTEAALMDLHDLEHNTRDGLHIASLAGTWMALVAGFGGMRRVLDGPAGMSFAPRLPERLRKLAFHLQFRGRRLRVEISGDKTTYTLLEGPPLIIEHHGETVTLETDEPAVRTVPPLTPRPAPEQPPHRVPKGL; encoded by the coding sequence GTGATCACTGAGCGGGCGTACACGGTCGAGCCCTGGCACGTGCGCGAGACCACCCTCGATCTGGACGTGCTCGCCCAGAGCGAGTCGGTGTTCGCGCTGTCCAACGGGCATGTCGGCTGGCGCGGCAACCTCGACGAGGGCGAGCCGCACGGCCTGCCCGGCAGCTACCTCAACGGCGTGCACGAGGTGCACCCGCTGCCGTACGCGGAGGCCGGCTACGGCTATCCGGAGTCCGGGCAGAGCGTCATCGACATCACCAACGGCAAGATCCTGCGCCTGCTGGTGGACGACGAACCCTTCGACCTGCGCTACGGCCGCCTGGTCTCCCACGAACGCGTCCTCGACATGCGGCGCGGGGTGCTGGAACGCACCTGCGAGTGGACCTCGCCGGCCGGCTCCACGGTCCGGGTGCGCTCCACCCGGCTGGTCTCCCTCACCCAGCGCGCGGTCGCCGCCGTCGCCTACGAGGTGGAGGCCGTCGGCCGCCCCAGCCGGGTGGTGATCCAGTCCGAGCTGGTCGCCAACGAGAGCCTGCCCGAGCCCAACGGCGACCCGCGCGCCGCGATGAGCCTGCGCTCCCCGCTGGAGCAGGAGGACGGCTTCGCGTCCGGGGAGCGGCTGCGGCTGGTGCACCGCACCAAGCGCAGCGGCCTCCGGGTCGCGGTCGCCGCCGACCACGTCGTCACCGGGCCCGGCCGCACCACCAGCCGCAGCGAGAGCGGCATCGACGTCGCCCGGCTCACCGTCACCTCCGTGCTGGAGCCCGGCCACACCCTGCGGGTGGAGAAACTGGTCTCGCACGGCTGGTCCGGCACCCGTTCGCTGCCCGCCATGGCCGACCAGGTGGACGCGGCCCTCGCCGCCGCCTCCCACGACGGCTGGGAAGGGCTGCTGGCCGCCCAGCGCGAGGCCCTCGCCGACTTCTGGGCCCGTGCCGACGTGGAGGTGCACGGCGACGAGGAGATCCAGCAGGCCGTCCGCTTCGCCCTCTTCCACGTCTTCCAGGCCGGCGCCCGCGCCGAGCAGCGCGCCATCCCCGCCAAGGGCCTCACCGGCTCCGGCTACGACGGGCACGCCTTCTGGGACACCGAGATGTTCGTGCTCCCGCTGCTCACCCACACCGCGCCCCGGGCCGTCGCCGAGGCGCTGCGCTGGCGCCACAACACCCTGGACGCCGCCCGGGAACGCGCGGCCCAGCTGGGGCTCGGCGGCGCCGCCTTCCCCTGGCGGACCATCGAGGGCTCGGAGGGCTCCGCGTACTGGCCCGCCGGCACCGCCGCCTTCCATGTGAACGCCGGCATCGCGGACGCGGTCGTGCGGTACGTCGAGGCCACCGGCGACCTCCGCTTCGAGCGCGAGGTGGGCCTTGAGCTGCTGGTGGAGACCGCCCGGCTGTGGCGCTCGCTGGGCCACCACGACCACCACGGCGCCTTCCACATCGACGGCGTCACCGGGCCCGACGAGTACAGCGCGGTCGCCGACGACAACACGTACACCAACCTGATGGCGCGGCAGAACCTGCTCGCGGCCGCCGACGCCGTCGAGCGCTACCCGGACGAGGCGCAGCGGCTCGGCGCCGACGAGGAGGAGAGCGCCGCCTGGCGGGACGCCGCCGAGGCGATGAACATCCCCTACAACGACGAACTCGGCGTCCACGAGCAGAGCGCCGGCTTCACCCGCTACCAGCGCTGGGACTTCGCCGGGACCCGCCCCGAGCAGTACCCCCTGCTGCTGAACTTCCCGTACTTCGACCTCTACCGGAAACAGGTCGTCAAGCAGGCCGACCTCGTCCTGGCGATGTACAGCTGCGCGTCCTACTTCGACGACGAGCAGGTGGCCCGGAACTTCGCCTACTACGAGCCGCTGACCGTCCGCGACTCCTCCCTGTCGGCCTGCTGCCAGGCCGTCATCGCCGCCCAGGCGGGCCATCTGCGGCTCGCCTACGCCTACACCACCGAGGCGGCGCTGATGGACCTGCACGACCTGGAGCACAACACCCGCGACGGACTGCACATCGCCTCGCTGGCCGGGACCTGGATGGCGCTGGTCGCTGGGTTCGGCGGCATGCGGCGGGTGCTGGACGGCCCGGCCGGGATGAGTTTCGCGCCCCGGCTGCCCGAGCGGCTGCGCAAACTCGCCTTCCACCTCCAGTTCCGGGGGCGGCGGCTGCGCGTGGAGATCAGCGGGGACAAGACGACGTACACGCTGCTCGAAGGGCCGCCGCTGATCATCGAGCACCACGGGGAGACCGTCACGCTGGAGACCGACGAGCCCGCCGTGCGGACCGTGCCCCCGCTCACCCCGCGCCCCGCGCCGGAACAGCCGCCGCACCGGGTGCCGAAGGGGCTCTGA
- a CDS encoding YkvA family protein, translated as MDNSTIVLVLAAVAAAVVLGFAVVLLVRLVKARRSLRDAGLPTGPRWVFWGAILYLVLPTDLLPDPVYLDDIGVLLLALRSMRAATRPLPDKPGDF; from the coding sequence ATGGACAACTCCACGATCGTGCTGGTGCTCGCGGCCGTCGCGGCGGCGGTGGTGCTGGGGTTCGCCGTCGTCCTGCTGGTGCGGCTGGTGAAGGCGCGGCGCTCGCTGCGGGACGCGGGGCTGCCGACCGGGCCGCGCTGGGTGTTCTGGGGCGCGATCCTCTATCTGGTGCTGCCGACCGATCTGCTGCCCGACCCGGTCTATCTCGACGACATCGGCGTCCTGCTGCTCGCCCTGCGCAGCATGCGTGCCGCGACACGCCCGCTGCCTGACAAGCCCGGCGACTTCTGA
- a CDS encoding FAD-dependent oxidoreductase: MPRPLRVAIVGAGPAGIYAADALLKSETAADPGVSIDLFERMPAPFGLIRYGVAPDHPRIKGIITALHQVLDKPQIRLFGNVDYPRDINLDDLRAFYDAVIFSTGAMADRDMSIPGLDLDGSYGAADFVSWYDGHPDVPRTWPLEAEKVAVLGVGNVALDVARVLAKTADELLPTEIPQNVYDGLKANKALEVHVFGRRGPAQAKFSPMELRELDHSPNIEVIVDPEDIDYDAGSIETRRGNKQADMVAKTLENWAIRDVGDRPHKLFLHFFESPVEILGENGKVVGLRTERTALDGTGNVKGTGEFKDWDVQSVYRAVGYLSEKLPKLPWDLESGTVPDEGGRVIEESGAHLTSTYVTGWIRRGPVGLIGHTKGDANETVANLLDDHANGRLHAPSAPDPEAVYAFLSGRGVRFTTWDGWYKLDAAERALGEPHGRERVKLVEREDMLRESGA; this comes from the coding sequence ATGCCGCGCCCCCTGCGGGTAGCCATCGTCGGAGCCGGCCCCGCCGGGATCTACGCCGCCGACGCCCTGCTGAAGTCCGAGACGGCCGCCGATCCGGGCGTGTCCATCGACCTCTTCGAGCGGATGCCCGCCCCGTTCGGCCTGATCCGTTACGGCGTGGCGCCCGACCACCCGCGCATCAAGGGCATCATCACCGCCCTGCACCAGGTGCTGGACAAGCCGCAGATCCGGCTCTTCGGCAATGTCGACTACCCGCGCGACATCAACCTGGACGATCTGCGCGCCTTCTACGACGCGGTGATCTTCTCCACCGGCGCCATGGCCGACCGCGACATGTCGATCCCCGGTCTCGACCTGGACGGCTCCTACGGCGCCGCGGACTTCGTGTCCTGGTACGACGGCCACCCCGACGTGCCGCGCACCTGGCCGCTGGAGGCCGAGAAGGTCGCCGTCCTCGGCGTCGGCAACGTCGCCCTGGACGTGGCCCGCGTGCTGGCCAAGACGGCGGACGAGCTGCTGCCGACGGAGATCCCGCAGAACGTCTACGACGGTCTGAAGGCCAACAAGGCCCTTGAGGTGCACGTCTTCGGCCGCCGTGGCCCGGCGCAGGCGAAGTTCAGCCCGATGGAGCTGCGCGAGCTGGACCACTCCCCCAACATCGAGGTCATCGTCGACCCCGAGGACATCGACTACGACGCGGGCTCCATCGAGACCCGGCGTGGCAACAAGCAGGCCGACATGGTCGCCAAGACGCTGGAGAACTGGGCGATCCGCGACGTCGGCGACCGTCCGCACAAGCTGTTCCTGCACTTCTTCGAGTCCCCGGTGGAGATCCTCGGCGAGAACGGCAAGGTCGTCGGCCTGCGCACCGAGCGCACCGCGCTGGACGGCACCGGCAACGTCAAGGGCACCGGCGAGTTCAAGGACTGGGACGTCCAGTCGGTGTACCGCGCGGTCGGCTACCTCTCCGAGAAGCTGCCCAAGCTGCCCTGGGACCTGGAGTCGGGCACCGTCCCGGACGAGGGCGGCCGGGTCATCGAGGAGAGCGGCGCCCACCTGACGTCGACGTACGTCACGGGATGGATCAGGCGCGGCCCGGTCGGTCTGATCGGTCACACCAAGGGTGACGCCAACGAGACGGTGGCCAACCTGCTCGACGACCACGCCAATGGCCGGCTGCACGCGCCGTCGGCCCCGGACCCGGAGGCCGTGTACGCCTTCCTGTCCGGGCGAGGAGTCCGCTTCACCACGTGGGACGGCTGGTACAAGCTGGACGCCGCCGAGCGCGCCCTCGGTGAGCCGCACGGCCGCGAGCGCGTGAAGCTCGTCGAGCGCGAGGACATGCTGCGGGAGAGCGGCGCCTGA
- a CDS encoding lysylphosphatidylglycerol synthase domain-containing protein, which yields MTQDAPEVLPVPAGRPAPRVRGLVWQVGLLVCVLLVLAYLTQRYWPTVHDGAVRLTEADRGWLCVGAVAAVGTWAASALAQQGAVVERLPGVRLVAAQFAACAANHLLPAGIGAGAVNLRFLLRCGLPMGRSANALAVKGGAGGVSKLLLIAALVPFCPGLLRVPEVPLVWLTGALGAALLATAVAAGPLWPRCRRLLSALMADVRAVHARPARAAALWGGSLGFAALHCCVLVAVARAVALPLPAPEVALLYLAASGAAALLPTPGGLGSLDAALVLALATSGAPAATAASAVLGYRMLTVWLPLPPGLLTLAVLMRRKAL from the coding sequence ATGACCCAGGACGCTCCCGAAGTTCTTCCCGTTCCGGCCGGCCGTCCGGCGCCGCGCGTGCGGGGTCTCGTCTGGCAGGTGGGCCTGCTGGTCTGCGTCCTGCTCGTCCTCGCCTACCTCACCCAGCGGTACTGGCCCACCGTGCACGACGGCGCGGTGCGGCTCACCGAGGCCGACCGGGGCTGGCTCTGCGTCGGTGCGGTCGCGGCCGTCGGCACCTGGGCGGCCTCCGCGCTCGCCCAGCAGGGGGCCGTCGTCGAGCGGCTGCCCGGGGTACGGCTGGTCGCGGCCCAGTTCGCCGCGTGCGCCGCCAACCATCTGCTGCCCGCCGGGATCGGCGCCGGGGCGGTGAACCTGCGGTTCCTGCTGCGCTGCGGGCTGCCCATGGGCCGCTCCGCCAATGCGCTCGCCGTCAAGGGCGGGGCCGGGGGCGTGTCCAAGCTGCTGCTGATCGCGGCTCTGGTGCCGTTCTGCCCGGGGCTGCTGCGCGTACCCGAGGTGCCGCTGGTCTGGCTGACCGGCGCGCTCGGCGCGGCGCTGCTGGCCACGGCGGTCGCCGCCGGTCCGCTGTGGCCGCGCTGCCGTCGGCTGCTGAGCGCGCTGATGGCCGACGTACGGGCCGTGCACGCCCGGCCGGCGCGCGCGGCGGCCCTGTGGGGCGGCTCCCTCGGCTTCGCCGCGCTGCACTGCTGCGTGCTGGTCGCGGTGGCGCGTGCCGTCGCGCTGCCGCTGCCCGCGCCCGAGGTGGCCCTGCTCTACCTCGCCGCCAGCGGCGCGGCCGCCCTGCTGCCCACGCCGGGCGGGCTCGGCTCGCTGGACGCGGCGCTCGTCCTCGCGCTCGCCACGTCCGGCGCGCCCGCCGCGACGGCCGCCTCCGCCGTGCTCGGCTACCGCATGCTGACCGTCTGGCTGCCCCTGCCGCCCGGCCTGCTGACCCTCGCCGTACTCATGCGCCGCAAGGCGCTGTGA
- a CDS encoding SpoIIE family protein phosphatase/ATP-binding protein, with protein sequence MVRLPGRPDPRAPRSFGHPRAPLGARHPGGAGEGGPPGVLRAKATGRSLAGQVFLLQVVIVLLLVVSAVVAQVLQVRHDSGLEARNRSLSAAGSFANAPGTAAALRTPDPTAILQPSAEAARKATNVDFIVVMNTQGIRYTHPDPDRIGKKFVGTIGPALRGETVVEELTGTIGPLVQVVVPVRDSGGKVVGLVSAGITTAHVGGAADQQLPLLLAAAAAALALATAGTALVSRRLLRQTHGLGPYEMTRMYEHHDAVLHAVREGVLIVGDGGRLLLANDEAHRLLDLPEDAETRSVLDLGLDDETAGLLASGRVATDEVHLVKDRLLAINQRPTDLDGGPPGSVTTLRDSTELRALSGRAEVARERLNMLYDAGVGIGTSLDVSRTAEELAELAVPRFADFVTVDLFDPVLRGEEPKPGTELRRSAFSGVRKDAPLYPLGERIRFVPTSPQARSLATGQSVVEPDLGEAPGWQAQDLERTEQILAYGVHSLITVPLRAGSLVLGVANFWRAEKPQPFDSEDLALAEELVARAAVSIDNARRYTREHSMAVTLQRSLLPRTLPAQDALEIAYRYLPAQSGVGGDWFDVLPLPGARVALVVGDVVGHGLHAAATMGRLRTAVHNFSSLDLPPDELLGLLDELVARLDQDETPEDGAAAVTGATCLYAVYDPASRRCTIARAGHLPPALVLPDGTVEFPDVPAGPPLGLGGLPFETADLELPEDSRLVLYTDGLVEDRERDIDEGLDLLRDALRHAPGASPEETCRIVLDRLPVRPTDDVALIVAETRVLGEDQVATWEVPADPAAVSEIRAKVTRQLADWDLEELTFTTELILSELVTNAIRYGRGPIGVRLLRGRALICEVSDGTTTSPHLRYAASTDEGGRGLFLVAQLSDRWGTRYTPTGKIIWAEQPLP encoded by the coding sequence ATGGTGCGACTGCCCGGCCGACCCGATCCGCGGGCGCCCCGTTCCTTCGGGCACCCGCGCGCGCCCCTGGGCGCGCGGCATCCGGGCGGTGCCGGCGAAGGCGGTCCGCCCGGTGTCCTGCGTGCCAAGGCGACGGGGCGCAGCCTGGCGGGACAGGTGTTCCTGCTCCAGGTGGTGATCGTGCTGCTGCTGGTCGTCTCGGCCGTGGTGGCGCAGGTGCTCCAGGTACGGCACGACAGCGGTCTGGAGGCCCGTAACCGCTCCCTCTCGGCCGCCGGTTCGTTCGCCAACGCCCCCGGTACGGCGGCCGCGCTGCGGACGCCCGACCCGACGGCGATCCTCCAGCCGAGCGCGGAGGCGGCCCGCAAGGCGACCAACGTCGACTTCATCGTCGTGATGAACACCCAGGGCATCCGCTACACCCACCCCGACCCGGACCGGATCGGCAAGAAGTTCGTCGGCACGATCGGGCCCGCGCTGCGCGGGGAGACGGTGGTCGAGGAGCTGACCGGCACGATCGGGCCGCTGGTCCAGGTCGTCGTCCCGGTGCGGGACTCGGGCGGCAAGGTGGTGGGCCTGGTCTCGGCCGGCATCACCACCGCGCACGTCGGCGGCGCGGCCGACCAGCAGCTGCCCCTCCTCCTCGCGGCGGCCGCGGCGGCCCTGGCACTGGCCACGGCGGGCACGGCCCTGGTCAGCAGGCGCCTGCTGCGCCAGACCCACGGCCTCGGCCCCTACGAGATGACCCGGATGTACGAGCACCACGACGCGGTGCTGCACGCGGTCCGGGAGGGTGTGCTGATCGTCGGCGACGGCGGCAGGCTGCTGCTCGCCAACGACGAGGCGCACCGGCTGCTGGACCTGCCCGAGGACGCCGAGACGCGCAGCGTGCTGGACCTGGGTCTGGACGACGAGACGGCCGGGCTGCTCGCCTCCGGGCGGGTCGCCACGGACGAGGTGCATCTGGTCAAGGACCGCCTGCTGGCCATCAACCAGCGCCCCACCGATCTGGACGGCGGCCCGCCCGGCAGCGTCACCACGCTGCGCGACTCCACCGAGCTGCGCGCCCTGTCCGGCCGCGCCGAGGTGGCCCGCGAGCGACTGAACATGCTGTACGACGCCGGGGTGGGCATCGGCACCAGCCTGGACGTGAGCCGCACGGCGGAGGAGCTGGCCGAGCTGGCGGTGCCCCGGTTCGCGGACTTCGTCACGGTGGACCTGTTCGACCCGGTGCTCAGGGGCGAGGAGCCGAAGCCGGGCACCGAGCTGCGGCGGTCGGCGTTCAGCGGTGTCCGCAAGGACGCCCCGCTGTATCCGCTGGGTGAGCGCATCCGGTTCGTGCCGACCTCGCCGCAGGCGCGCAGCCTGGCGACCGGGCAGTCCGTGGTGGAGCCGGACCTGGGCGAGGCGCCGGGCTGGCAGGCGCAGGACCTGGAGCGGACCGAGCAGATCCTGGCGTACGGCGTGCACTCGCTGATCACGGTGCCGCTGCGGGCGGGCAGTCTGGTGCTGGGGGTGGCGAACTTCTGGCGCGCGGAGAAGCCGCAGCCGTTCGACTCCGAGGATCTGGCGCTGGCGGAGGAACTGGTGGCGCGGGCGGCGGTGTCCATCGACAACGCCCGCCGCTACACCCGCGAGCACAGCATGGCGGTGACCCTCCAGCGCAGCCTGCTGCCGCGTACGCTGCCCGCGCAGGACGCCCTGGAGATCGCCTACCGGTATCTGCCCGCGCAGTCCGGGGTGGGCGGCGACTGGTTCGACGTCCTGCCGCTGCCGGGCGCGCGGGTGGCGCTGGTGGTGGGTGACGTGGTCGGGCACGGGCTGCACGCGGCGGCGACGATGGGCCGGCTGCGTACGGCCGTGCACAACTTCTCCTCGCTCGACCTGCCCCCGGACGAGCTGCTGGGCCTGCTGGACGAGCTGGTGGCCCGGCTCGACCAGGACGAGACCCCGGAGGACGGCGCGGCCGCCGTCACCGGCGCGACCTGTCTGTACGCGGTGTACGACCCGGCGTCCCGGCGCTGCACCATCGCGCGGGCCGGGCACCTGCCGCCCGCGCTGGTGCTGCCGGACGGCACGGTGGAGTTCCCGGACGTGCCGGCCGGTCCCCCGCTGGGCCTGGGCGGGCTGCCGTTCGAGACGGCCGACCTGGAGCTGCCCGAGGACAGCCGGCTGGTGCTGTACACCGACGGGCTGGTGGAGGACCGGGAGCGGGACATCGACGAGGGGCTCGACCTGCTGCGCGACGCGCTGCGGCACGCGCCGGGCGCCTCGCCGGAGGAGACCTGCCGGATCGTCCTGGACCGGCTGCCGGTGCGCCCCACGGACGACGTCGCGCTGATCGTGGCCGAGACCCGCGTCCTGGGCGAGGACCAGGTCGCCACGTGGGAGGTGCCCGCCGACCCGGCGGCCGTCTCGGAGATCCGCGCCAAGGTGACCCGCCAGCTCGCCGACTGGGACCTGGAGGAGCTGACCTTCACCACGGAGCTGATCCTCAGCGAGCTGGTCACCAACGCCATCCGCTACGGCCGGGGCCCCATCGGGGTACGTCTGCTGCGCGGCCGCGCCCTGATCTGCGAGGTCTCGGACGGCACCACCACCTCCCCGCACCTGCGCTACGCCGCCAGCACCGACGAGGGCGGCCGCGGCCTCTTCCTCGTGGCCCAGCTCTCCGACCGCTGGGGCACCCGCTACACCCCGACCGGCAAAATCATCTGGGCGGAACAGCCGCTGCCGTGA
- a CDS encoding glycoside hydrolase family 15 protein — MAEMPFQQETRQSRRYLPIAEHGLIGDLRSVALVGSDGTIDWYCSPSFDAPSVFAALLDAERGGRFELAAAVPAHTKQFYFPDTNVLITRFFTEEGVGEVQDFMPVGTARGGEEGRHRLIRRVVCVRGTVPFRALVAPRFGYGADPHTLREDEGRLVFDAGERALALTATVAMECDERDARAEFKLGEGESAVFALDQAGGEIAPRGCAHAEAEHEFNATVDYWRRWLAQSRYRGRWREMVHRSALTLKLLTYAPTGAIVAAPTTSLPEQLGGERNWDYRYVWVRDAAFAVYALLRLGFTGEAEAFMRFLTTHISPGDGAVEGPLQIMYGIDGRVELPESELPHLEGYLGSAPVRVGNAAAPQLQLDIYGALIDSIYLYDKWAQPISSAQWDDVCHLVSWVCDHWDQPDEGVWETRGGRKNFLYSRLMCWVAIERAIRLANRRGLPADLPRWRRARDDIYRRIMDRGWSEERGAFTQCEDSDVLDASLLMMPLAKFIAPTDPKWLSTLDALTEDLVSDSLVYRYDPEASPDGLRGDEGTFSICSFWYVEALVRAGRVDEARLAFEKMLTYANHLGLYAEEIGRTGEQQGNFPQAFTHLALISAAFNLDKALG, encoded by the coding sequence ATGGCCGAGATGCCCTTTCAGCAGGAGACCCGGCAGAGTCGCCGGTATCTGCCGATCGCCGAGCACGGTCTCATCGGGGATCTGCGCAGCGTGGCGCTGGTCGGCAGTGACGGCACCATCGACTGGTACTGCTCGCCGTCCTTCGACGCCCCCAGCGTGTTCGCCGCGCTGCTCGACGCCGAGCGCGGCGGACGGTTCGAGCTGGCGGCCGCCGTCCCGGCGCACACCAAGCAGTTCTACTTCCCCGACACCAATGTGCTGATCACCCGCTTCTTCACCGAGGAGGGCGTCGGCGAGGTGCAGGACTTCATGCCGGTCGGCACCGCGCGCGGCGGGGAGGAGGGCCGGCACCGGCTGATCCGCCGCGTGGTGTGCGTACGCGGCACCGTCCCGTTCCGCGCCCTGGTCGCACCCCGCTTCGGGTACGGCGCCGACCCGCACACGCTGCGCGAGGACGAGGGCCGGCTGGTGTTCGACGCCGGGGAGCGTGCCCTCGCGCTCACCGCCACCGTGGCCATGGAGTGCGACGAGCGGGACGCGCGGGCCGAGTTCAAGCTCGGCGAGGGCGAGAGCGCGGTGTTCGCACTCGACCAGGCGGGCGGCGAGATCGCCCCGCGCGGCTGTGCGCACGCCGAGGCCGAGCACGAGTTCAACGCCACCGTCGACTACTGGCGCCGCTGGCTCGCCCAGTCCCGCTACCGGGGCCGCTGGCGCGAGATGGTGCACCGCTCCGCCCTCACCCTGAAGCTGCTCACCTACGCCCCCACCGGCGCCATCGTCGCCGCCCCCACCACCAGCCTGCCCGAACAGCTCGGCGGCGAGCGCAACTGGGACTACCGCTACGTCTGGGTCCGCGACGCCGCCTTCGCCGTCTACGCCCTGCTGCGGCTCGGCTTCACCGGCGAGGCCGAGGCGTTCATGCGCTTCCTCACCACCCACATCAGCCCCGGCGACGGAGCCGTCGAGGGCCCGCTGCAGATCATGTACGGCATCGACGGCCGCGTCGAGCTGCCCGAGAGCGAACTCCCGCACCTGGAAGGCTACTTGGGCTCCGCCCCGGTCCGCGTCGGCAACGCCGCCGCCCCACAGCTCCAACTCGACATCTACGGCGCCCTGATCGACTCCATCTACCTCTACGACAAATGGGCCCAGCCCATCTCCAGCGCCCAGTGGGACGACGTGTGCCACCTGGTGAGCTGGGTGTGCGACCACTGGGACCAGCCGGACGAGGGGGTGTGGGAGACACGGGGCGGCCGGAAGAACTTCCTGTACTCCCGGCTGATGTGCTGGGTCGCCATCGAACGCGCCATCCGCCTCGCCAACCGCCGCGGCCTGCCCGCCGACCTGCCCCGCTGGCGCCGCGCCCGCGACGACATCTACCGCCGCATCATGGACCGGGGCTGGTCCGAGGAGCGGGGCGCCTTCACCCAGTGCGAGGACAGCGACGTACTGGACGCGTCCCTGCTGATGATGCCGCTCGCCAAGTTCATCGCGCCGACCGACCCCAAGTGGCTCTCCACCCTCGACGCCCTCACCGAGGACCTGGTCTCCGACTCCCTCGTCTACCGCTACGACCCCGAGGCCAGCCCCGACGGCCTGCGCGGCGACGAGGGCACCTTCTCCATCTGCTCCTTTTGGTACGTCGAGGCCCTGGTCCGCGCCGGCCGCGTCGACGAAGCCCGCCTGGCCTTCGAGAAGATGCTCACCTACGCCAACCATCTCGGCCTCTACGCCGAGGAGATAGGCCGCACCGGCGAACAACAGGGCAACTTCCCCCAGGCCTTCACCCACCTCGCCCTGATCAGCGCTGCCTTCAACCTGGACAAGGCACTGGGCTGA
- a CDS encoding HAD family hydrolase, whose translation MTQLGLPDTIQACLFDLDGVVTKTAVVHAAAWKETFDAFLRDHEGPDARPFDKVADYDEYVDGRPRADGVRSFLKSRGIELPEGAPDDPPDAGTVQGLGNRKNELLLEKIRTDGVEAYEGTLRYLAAVRAAGLATAIVSSSANCQDVLRSIDAEDLFDVRIDGVVAAERHLPGKPKPDTFLAAAKDLGVSPERAAVFEDALAGMDAGRAGDFGYVVGLDRTGQADALYAHGAHIVVKDLAELGGKQ comes from the coding sequence ATGACTCAGCTCGGACTGCCCGACACCATCCAGGCGTGCCTGTTCGACCTCGACGGAGTCGTCACCAAGACGGCCGTCGTGCACGCCGCCGCCTGGAAGGAGACCTTCGACGCCTTCCTCCGCGACCACGAGGGCCCCGACGCGCGGCCGTTCGACAAGGTCGCCGACTACGACGAGTACGTGGACGGCCGCCCCCGCGCCGACGGCGTCCGCTCCTTCCTGAAGTCCCGGGGCATCGAACTCCCCGAGGGCGCCCCCGACGACCCGCCGGACGCGGGCACCGTGCAGGGCCTCGGCAACCGCAAGAACGAGCTGCTGCTGGAGAAGATCCGCACCGACGGCGTCGAGGCGTACGAGGGCACCCTGCGCTATCTGGCCGCCGTGCGCGCGGCCGGCCTGGCCACCGCGATCGTCTCCTCCAGCGCCAACTGCCAGGACGTGCTGCGCTCGATCGACGCCGAGGATCTCTTCGACGTACGGATCGACGGCGTGGTGGCCGCCGAGCGCCACCTGCCGGGCAAGCCGAAGCCGGACACCTTCCTCGCCGCCGCGAAGGACCTGGGCGTGTCCCCGGAGCGGGCCGCCGTCTTCGAGGACGCGCTCGCCGGGATGGACGCGGGCCGCGCCGGGGACTTCGGATACGTGGTCGGTCTGGACCGTACGGGGCAGGCCGACGCGCTGTACGCGCACGGCGCGCATATCGTCGTGAAGGACCTCGCCGAGCTGGGAGGCAAGCAGTGA